The Aspergillus luchuensis IFO 4308 DNA, chromosome 6, nearly complete sequence genome segment TTCGGATGACTTTGTTCGGTAACGAACTCTATTGCGGTTTTCCCTGATCTGTCTTTCCTGGAGATTAACCAAATCGATGTATAGGCTTCTAGCATTCGAGCTCGACGTATATGCCAGGTGATGTCCCCATCTGGACGAATACCCTCTAGAAAAGGGAAGACTGAATTTACCGACGGCATGGAGAAGGCTGTGGAGACAATTAATTTCACATTCAATGATCTGCGCATTTCCAGTTGAACTAACCATCAGGTCGGAACCTAACTTTCAGGATTAGTAGTTCCAACGTTTCCTCTTGGAGAGGTTGAAACAGAGCATCCATGATCACTGACTGAGTGGCCTCGGTGGTTTTAACGAGATATTCACGAAGGTCTAGCTTTTCTGCCCTGATCCAAATCGTAGCTCAGCATCCTGTCAATGAGTCGCCTTGAAAACCTACCGTTCAAATACCAGCCATTCGACCTCGGTCTGTTCGCCCCTTGATATATTCTTCAATGGACGCGGTTGACCACGATTAATTGAGTAGGGCCTGACCGGTGAAAAGGTGTATGAGTGGGAAAAGTCATATAGAACTGTATCAAAAAAATCCATCGGAAGTCTGAAGTGCTCATCTTTAATATCCCCATGGGTGATTCCAAGGCGGTGCAACGTCAAAAGTCGGCGAACACGGTCAGTGAAGAGGGAGTCATAGTAATCCACTTCAAAATCACTCAGAGAGCCTAGACCTCTCAGCTTATCCCTGAACTCATTCCCATGACTATGTTCGTCGCATGCTGCTAGGATTCGTCGTGATGAAAGTTTCGGCCTGATACATTCCAGGGCAATGGCTCGATGTTTAGCGTAGGGGCTGCTAAGACACTTTTCGAGATCGGAAATGACACCATGAAACCCAGGAAAGTAGATTCTTTGAGAGCTTGTACATGACGCGTCAATGCGATTGAACACTTTCAGTTCATTGGTAAACCAATCATGTTCATCCCTAAGTTCCTTGGCCGTCTTAGGGAAACGTGGGGGCCGGCGTCTAAGCTGCATTTCTGCATCATGTTCAGTGTACTCTGGGAACTTCAGTTTGTTTAACATTAGACTTTCTGTTGagcttttcccccctccctgaTGTACTCACAATCTTAGCCACATGCTGGCGGTGGAATATCCCTCCACGTCGGACATAAAGCCACAGAACTTGTATTCTGCCAAACTCAGAGTATCGTCCGGTATCTGCGGATCTTCCCAGcatccacttcttctgcGGATTGAAAAGTCTGACATCTTGCTTATCTTCATGGCCTGCATTGATCCAATCTGGTAGAGGCCAGTCAGTGAAGAATGTCTCTGTCCATGACTGACCTTGCGTATTGCTCATCCTCGATCAAGAAACTGGTGAACTAGCTTTATGATCACCTGAAAATTGCAATCAGTCAAAATTTCTAGATTGTGTATATCCACTTCAACGAGGGTCCCGTGAAGGTTCCTTTGTAAGTTTCCAAGCACCTAAAGTAGGATTAAAAGGATGATACATTGAAGAACAAG includes the following:
- a CDS encoding uncharacterized protein (COG:S;~EggNog:ENOG410Q21K;~InterPro:IPR011009); the encoded protein is MSNTQGQSWTETFFTDWPLPDWINAGHEDKQDVRLFNPQKKWMLGRSADTGRYSEFGRIQVLWLYVRRGGIFHRQHVAKIFPEYTEHDAEMQLRRRPPRFPKTAKELRDEHDWFTNELKVFNRIDASCTSSQRIYFPGFHGVISDLEKCLSSPYAKHRAIALECIRPKLSSRRILAACDEHSHGNEFRDKLRGLGSLSDFEVDYYDSLFTDRVRRLLTLHRLGITHGDIKDEHFRLPMDFFDTVLYDFSHSYTFSPVRPYSINRGQPRPLKNISRGEQTEVEWLVFERAEKLDLREYLVKTTEATQSVIMDALFQPLQEETLELLILKVRFRPDAFSMPSVNSVFPFLEGIRPDGDITWHIRRARMLEAYTSIWLISRKDRSGKTAIEFVTEQSHPKDSEEESIKYLLCLIPTTWEAEHIHSQIIKVCSSLSSVDNDCIKSWDDLMQHA